The sequence GAGAAGTCGACGTTACCGACAAGCAAGCCCAGTGGAGGCGTGATCACGTCCTTTACAAGCGACTGGACGACGCCGTTAAAGGCCGCCCCGATGATGATACCGACGGCCATGTCGACGACGTTACCGCGAAGCGCAAACTTTTTGTATTCCTGAAGCACGTGTTTGGTAGACTTCGATCAGAATCTCGAACGGCCAATCCTTGCGTACGTGCGACCACGAAACAGTGACACTGATATCTGGGTGCAGGGTCAGACGAATCTGACCAACTGACCGTGTCGCAATCTTCCGGCCAAATGTGAGCCCCGCTCGTATCTCGACCGGCGGACTACGTAAAATATGGATGCACAGGCCCGTCGTTTATTCCGTTGCCGTGACGTTTCGATTCCTTGCATGCGTGAGAATATCTTCGACAATGTCATCCACATCATTGTGGAGGCTCAACACGTCTGCATAGGGTGTCCCTTCTGCTAGCGTTTCGATAAGCGGATACACAGGCTTGGTCTCTGTCCAATATTCGCGGTCGAGAAATACCATCGGGCTGGCAGCACCAAACGTTTCGTAATGATTCTGGGCCGCATCCATAAAAATTTCCTGGATGGTTCCCGCACTTCCGGGCGCATAGATCACGCCGTGAGTAGCGATCGCAAGAAGACCGTCCTCCCGAATGCTGTTCGCGAAATACTTGGCAACGTGGCTCGGGAATAGGTTCGAGGGCTCGTGCCCATAGAACCACGTTGGAATCGCGAGACTGTCGGCTCCGTCTGGATAGGTGTCGAGAATCTGGTATGCGAGATCGAAGTACGCCTCGTCCTCATAATGAGGTGCGGCCGCAAGCGTATCCACAGCGTTGTGCACGACATCGAGTTCATGCGCGGAAAGGTACGCGCCGAGATTTGCCGCTTCCATCGCTCCCGGTCCGCCTCCCGTGGCGACGAAAAAGCCGGCCCGCGCGAGCTTCCACCCGATAACAGCAACCTGTCGGAACGTCGGACTGTCGCGCTCCAGCCGGTGACCTCCCATGACGCCAACCACACGCCGTCGATCGGTCTCTGGAAGAACATGGTCCAGATGCGAATCCGGGTTGTCCGGTGGGTCATGGAGAAGATCGGCGAGCGCGTCATCAACGGCGTGATCGTGGATGCGAAAAGCTAGGGCATCCATCACAGGCACCGCCTGACTGACCTTCGTCCGCGCCTTAAAGTAGTCGTAGATGCGCCGGTCGGCGGTTTCGTGCAGGCTCTCGTACTCCCCGCGCCGATACCCGTCCATGAGTTCCTTCGTGCTGTAGAGGGACGCCCGGTAGGGGTGAAACGGCAAGCCGGTGAAGGCGGGAAAGATCGTCCCTCCGGTGTTGCGGATGTGTTCGTCTGTCGCGCTCGTCATTCGGCATCCGAGAAAACAGGCGTCTTCGGCTGGCACGCGCTGGACCACCTCCTCCATGACCTCGGACCGCAG comes from Longibacter salinarum and encodes:
- a CDS encoding LOG family protein encodes the protein MYECCPDRVIEIESSTELVAHIETHGSMKDIVVQGLDLRSEVMEEVVQRVPAEDACFLGCRMTSATDEHIRNTGGTIFPAFTGLPFHPYRASLYSTKELMDGYRRGEYESLHETADRRIYDYFKARTKVSQAVPVMDALAFRIHDHAVDDALADLLHDPPDNPDSHLDHVLPETDRRRVVGVMGGHRLERDSPTFRQVAVIGWKLARAGFFVATGGGPGAMEAANLGAYLSAHELDVVHNAVDTLAAAPHYEDEAYFDLAYQILDTYPDGADSLAIPTWFYGHEPSNLFPSHVAKYFANSIREDGLLAIATHGVIYAPGSAGTIQEIFMDAAQNHYETFGAASPMVFLDREYWTETKPVYPLIETLAEGTPYADVLSLHNDVDDIVEDILTHARNRNVTATE